The Mauremys mutica isolate MM-2020 ecotype Southern chromosome 1, ASM2049712v1, whole genome shotgun sequence genome has a segment encoding these proteins:
- the LOC123374557 gene encoding olfactory receptor 51G2-like, whose product MSAADGTNLSSTSVFLLTGIPGLEHVHHWFAAPLSFMYAIAILGNGTILFVIKADRWLHQPMYYFLSMLASTDLGLTLSTLPTVLHVLWFNSREISFSACLLQMICIHSFSFMESLVLLAMAFDRYVAICNPLRYTSILTSPRIAKIGLMIVCRCTLVLVPLICFLTLLPFCRSRVLSYSYCLHQDVIRLACSDTTFNSIYGLTLILLIVVLDPLLIILSYVMIIQMVLSITSKEERIKVLNTCVSHICAVLIFYIPMVGLSIIRRFGENAAPIIHVLMANIYLFVPPVLNPVIYSMKTKQIKEGIQRILCQKKA is encoded by the coding sequence ATGTCAGCAGCAGATGGTACCAACCTCAGCAGCACCTCAGTGTTCCTCCTAACAGGCATACCGGGACTGGAGCATGTACACCACTGGTTTGCTGCTCCTTTATCTTTCATGTACGCTATTGCAATTTTGGGAAACGGCACCATCCTGTTTGTTATAAAAGCAGATCGATGGCTCCAccagcccatgtactatttcctttCTATGCTGGCCTCCACGGACCTGGGTCTGACTCTATCCACGCTGCCGACGGTGCTGCATGTGCTTTGGTTCAACTCCCGAGAAATCAGCTTCAGCGCCTGCCTCCTCCAGATGATCTGCATCCACTCATTTTCCTTCATGGAGTCCTTGGTGCTTCTGGCCATGGCGTTTGACCGCTACGTGGCCATTTGCAACCCTCTGAGATACACCTCCATCCTGACCAGCCCCAGGATTGCTAAAATAGGACTGATGATTGTCTGTAGATGTACGTTGGTGCTGGTCCCATTAATCTGTTTTCTTACACTTCTGCCATTCTGCAGGTCTCGTGTGCTCTCCTATTCCTACTGCTTGCATCAGGATGTAATACGACTGGCATGCTCAGATACCACCTTCAATAGTATCTATGGCTTAACTCTAATCCTGCTCATAGTGGTACTAGACCCATTGCTGATTATCCTGTCTTATGTTATGATCATTCAGATGGTCTTAAGCATCACGTCCAAGGAAGAGCGCATCAAGGTCCTGAACACCTGCGTCTCCCACATCTGCGCCGTCTTGATCTTCTACATCCCCATGGTTGGCTTGTCGATCATTCGCAGGTTtggggaaaatgccgcccccatCATTCACGTTCTCATGGCCAACATCTATCTTTTTGTGCCCCCGGTGCTCAACCCTGTCATCTACAGCATGAAAACCAAACAGATTAAGGAAGGGATCCAAAGGATCTTGTGTCAAAAAAAGGCCTGA
- the LOC123374628 gene encoding hemoglobin subunit epsilon-like: MVHWTAEEKQLITSLWGKVNVEECGGEALARLLIVYPWTQRFFSSFGNLSSPTAIMGNPKVRGHGKKVLTSFGDAVKNLDNIKATYAKLSELHCNKLHVDPENFRLLGDILIIVLATHFGREFTPACQAAWQKLAGVVAHALAHEYH, encoded by the exons ATGGTGCACTGGACAGCCGAAGAGAAGCAGCTCATTACCAGCCTGTGGGGCAAGGTCAACGTGGAGGAATGCGGCGGCGAAGCCCTGGCCAG GCTGCTGATCGTCTACCCCTGGACCCAGAGGTTTTTCTCTTCCTTCGGGAACCTCTCCAGCCCCACCGCCATTATGGGCAACCCCAAAGTCCGTGGCCACGGCAAGAAGGTGCTGACTTCCTTCGGGGACGCCGTGAAGAACCTGGACAACATCAAGGCCACCTACGCCAAGCTGAGCGAGCTGCACTGCAACAAGCTGCACGTGGATCCCGAGAACTTCAGG ctcctgggtgaCATCCTCATCATCGTCCTGGCCACCCACTTCGGGAGGGAGTTCACCCCGGCCTGCCAGGCCGCCTGGCAGAAGCTGGCCGGCGTGGTGGCCCACGCGCTGGCCCACGagtaccactga
- the LOC123374624 gene encoding hemoglobin subunit beta encodes MVHWTAEEKQLITSLWAKVNVEEIGSEALARLLIVYPWTQRFFSSFGNLSSPSAILHNAKVHAHGKKVLTSFGEAVKNLDHIKQTFAQLSELHCEKLHVDPENFKLLGNILIIVLATHFAKEFTPSAQAAWQKLVGAVAHALALGYH; translated from the exons ATGGTGCACTGGACAGCCGAAGAGAAGCAGCTCATTACCAGCCTGTGGGCCAAGGTCAATGTGGAGGAGATTGGTAGCGAAGCCCTGGCCAG GCTGCTGATCGTCTACCCCTGGACCCAGAGGTTTTTCTCTTCCTTCGGGAACCTCTCCAGCCCCAGCGCCATCCTCCACAACGCCAAAGTCCATGCCCACGGCAAGAAGGTGCTGACTTCCTTTGGGGAAGCCGTGAAGAACCTGGACCACATCAAGCAAACCTTTGCCCAGCTGAGCGAGCTGCACTGCGAGAAGCTGCATGTGGATCCTGAGAACTTCAAG ctcctgggcAATATCCTCATCATCGTCCTGGCCACCCACTTCGCGAAGGAGTTCACTCCTTCCGCCCAGGCTGCCTGGCAAAAGCTGGTTGGTGCGGTGGCCCATGCTCTGGCCCTCGGGTACCACTGA
- the LOC123374637 gene encoding hemoglobin subunit beta: protein MVHWTAEEKQLITSLWGKVNVAECGGEALARLLIVYPWTQRFFSSFGNLSSPTAIIGNPKVRAHGKKVLTSFGDAVKNLDNIKATYAKLSELHCDKLHVDPENFRLLGDILIIVLATHFGREFTPACQAAWQKLVRVVAHALSYKYH, encoded by the exons ATGGTGCACTGGACAGCCGAAGAGAAGCAGCTCATTACCAGCCTGTGGGGCAAGGTCAACGTGGCTGAATGCGGCGGCGAAGCCCTGGCCAG GCTGCTGATCGTCTACCCCTGGACCCAGAGGTTTTTCTCTTCCTTCGGAAACCTCTCCAGCCCCACCGCCATCATCGGCAACCCCAAGGTCCGTGCCCACGGCAAGAAGGTGCTGACTTCCTTCGGGGACGCCGTGAAGAACCTGGACAACATCAAGGCCACCTATGCCAAGCTGAGCGAGCTGCACTGCGACAAGCTGCACGTGGATCCCGAGAACTTCCGG ctcctgggtgaCATCCTCATCATCGTCCTGGCCACCCACTTCGGGAGGGAGTTCACCCCTGCCTGCCAGGCCGCCTGGCAGAAGCTGGTGCGCGTGGTGGCCCACGCGCTCTCGTACAagtaccactga